The genomic window CGCGATTTCGACTTTGCCACCCGCTACGGTCTCCCGATACGCAGGGTTATTCGGCCAGAAAACCCGCACGATGACGTCCTCATCGACCGGGCTTTTGTGGAGCCGGGTGTTCTGCAAAACTCCGGCGCTTTCGATGGTCAGACCAGCGAACTCGCCAGCCGTGTGATCACCGATACGTTGATCGAACAGGGGAGAGGTCGATTCGCAGTCTCCTATCGCCTGCGGGACTGGCTCGTATCCCGGCAACGCTATTGGGGCGCGCCGATTCCGATGATCCATTGCTCGCAGTGCGGTGTCGTCGAAGTGCCCGAGTCCGACCTGCCGGTGCTACTGCCTGAAGACATCGTTGACTTTGCGCCGCGGGGTGCATCGCCTCTGGGTGCTCATAAGTCATTTATCGAGACGACCTGTCCCCGTTGTCACGGTGCAGCACAGCGCGATCCCGACACGATGGACACCTTTGTCGATTCGAGTTGGTATTTCCTGCGTTATCCGTCAACCGATGTTAATGAGCATCCCTTTAATATGGAGCGGACGAAGCGATGGCTGCCGGTCGATGTCTATATCGGCGGCCCTGAACACGCGACCGGACATTTGATTTATGCGCGCTATATCGCGAAATTCCTTCATTCGCAGGGTTTAATCGACTTTGACGAGCCGTTTATGAAGATGGTGCATCAGGGCATCATTACCTACAACGGCCAGAGAATGTCCAAGTCGAAAGGAAACGTCGTCAATCCCGATGCCTTCATCGACAAGTTCGGTTCCGATTGCTTCCGTCTCTACCTGATGTTTATGGGCGACTGGCAAACCGGTGGCGACTGGTCAGATGACGGTATCGTTGGAGTGCGCAGGTTCCAAAATAAGGTATGGCGCCTATTTCAAGGCATTATAACGGATATGCCCTACAATGCTCAGGTAAAGCATATTGATCGTGGTCTTAATCGCGCTTTAAATCATACTATCAATGAAGTTTCCTCAGATCTTACAGTATTTCGGTTTAACACCGCCATCTCCCGCCTTATGGAACTGACCTCTGCAATTCAGGAGTATGCTTCGGATCCTGCAGCCATCGATCCAGGATACTTGAGGTCGGTGCTGGACAGCTTCACTATCATGCTTTCACCATTTGCGCCGCATATGGCTGAGGCGCTATGGTCCCGGTTAGGGCACGATGATCTGGTGCTTGATCAAGCTTGGCCTGAATTCGATCCGAAAGCCATCATCAACGAGCAAGTCACGATGGCGGTTCAGATCAACGGGAAGTTGGTAGAGACCGTGACGGTCGATATCGATGCAACTCAAGAGGCGGTAGTAGCGCAGGCCGAAGGTATGCCCAGGGTGAAGCGGGTCATGACTGGAAGGAGCATTCGCAAGACGATCTTCGTACCGGGGAAGATCGTCAATTTCGTCGTCTAATCGCCAAAGTCACTCCATACAATACTTAACATAATATATCTTATCGGACATTTTATTGCCTTTACTTCGCAAGCGTTCTTGCCGGCATCCGATCTTCCTCCTTACTCCTTTTCGCGAGGCTTATGACGTGAAAAC from Calditrichota bacterium includes these protein-coding regions:
- a CDS encoding leucine--tRNA ligase, with the translated sequence MQTSSTYPFREIEERQRRRWIERNAFQFDPDAPGRKAYVLVMFSYPSEKKLHIGHWWNYGGTDTYARFRRMQGDIVFEPMGFDAFGLPAENYAVKHGVHPAATTRDSINYIREQLKLIGAMYDWNYEVDTSRPEYYRWTQWLFLQLYRKGAAYRKQAPVNWCPSCMTVLANEQVQSDGTCERCSSKVTTRNLEQWFFRITDFADQLLEGLDRIDWPASTKARQRNWIGRSEGSEIDFELQCQDLSSEHIVAFTTRPDTLFGVSYVVLAPEHHLLERIVTPEHRPVVSAYVERSRHASEIERLSTEREKTGVFTGAFAIHPLTGEPVPIWVADYVIGSYGTGAVMAVPAHDQRDFDFATRYGLPIRRVIRPENPHDDVLIDRAFVEPGVLQNSGAFDGQTSELASRVITDTLIEQGRGRFAVSYRLRDWLVSRQRYWGAPIPMIHCSQCGVVEVPESDLPVLLPEDIVDFAPRGASPLGAHKSFIETTCPRCHGAAQRDPDTMDTFVDSSWYFLRYPSTDVNEHPFNMERTKRWLPVDVYIGGPEHATGHLIYARYIAKFLHSQGLIDFDEPFMKMVHQGIITYNGQRMSKSKGNVVNPDAFIDKFGSDCFRLYLMFMGDWQTGGDWSDDGIVGVRRFQNKVWRLFQGIITDMPYNAQVKHIDRGLNRALNHTINEVSSDLTVFRFNTAISRLMELTSAIQEYASDPAAIDPGYLRSVLDSFTIMLSPFAPHMAEALWSRLGHDDLVLDQAWPEFDPKAIINEQVTMAVQINGKLVETVTVDIDATQEAVVAQAEGMPRVKRVMTGRSIRKTIFVPGKIVNFVV